A window of Conger conger chromosome 13, fConCon1.1, whole genome shotgun sequence contains these coding sequences:
- the LOC133108198 gene encoding rho guanine nucleotide exchange factor TIAM1-like isoform X5: protein MVRVSKSTEQVAAFCRSLHDMDPSECAPCSPESPQPPAATPRQLSDADKLRKVICELVETERTYVKDLNCLIERYLTPLQKESFLTQDELDVLFGNLAEMVEFQVEFLKTLEDGTRLVPDLERLERVDQFKKVLFSLGGSFLYYADRFKIYSAFCAGHTKVPKVLVKAKTDPDFKAFLDARNPRQQHSSTLESYLIKPIQRVLKYPLLLKELYSLTDPDSEEHYHLDVAVKAMNKVASHINEMQKIHEEYGAVFDQLIAEQTSDKKEVADLSMGDLLLHTTVTWINPPASLGKWKKDPELVAFVFRTAVVFVYKDCSKQKKKIGGSHRASVSDEKDPFRFRHMISTDALQVRSLASADGEGNAVCEIVHVKSESEGRPERTFHLCCSSPESKKDFLKTVHSILRDKQRRQLLKTESLPPSQQYVPFGGKRLCALKGARPTMNRAVSAPARTLGRRKLVRNRFTIDTDIVFDSDPTERPPSSQQPLGGDTDRWVEEQFDLERYEDQEPADVKETDILSDEDEEFCQTSSKEPSVEEPELETPELEDPVSALSLEQEEQEDQWGQEEEEEVGDGSGKGDGAGETSQDTVSQVSPADTHSPPGSPTNQRTASGLNGSTEGAEGEEVIWVRRDDFNTQSDEV from the exons ATGGTGCGCGTTTCCAAG agtACGGAGCAGGTGGCTGCGTTCTGCCGGAGCCTCCATGACATGGACCCGTCGGAGTGCGCCCCCTGCAGCCCGGAGTCTCCCCAGCCCCCCGCAGCCACCCCTCGCCAGCTCTCCGACGCCGACAAGCTCCGCAAGGTCATCTGCGAGCTGGTGGAGACGGAGAGGACCTACGTCAAA GACCTTAACTGCCTGATCGAGAGGTACTTGACTCCGCTGCAGAAAGAAAGCTTCCTCACACAGGATGAG CTGGACGTGCTCTTCGGGAATCTGGCCGAAATGGTGGAGTTCCAGGTGGAATTTCTCAAGACTCTGGAAGACGGGACCAGACTGGTTCCAGATCTGGAACGGCTTGAGAGGGTGGATCAGtttaag AAAGTGCTCTTCTCGCTGGGCGGGTCGTTCCTGTACTACGCCGACCGCTTCAAGATCTACAGCGCCTTCTGCGCCGGACACACCAAGGTCCCCAAGGTCCTCGTCAAAG CGAAGACGGATCCCGATTTCAAGGCCTTCCTGGATGCCCGGAACCCCAGACAGCAGCACTCCTCCACACTGGAGTCCTATCTGATCAAGCCCATCCAGAGAGTGCTGAAGTACCCCCTCCTTCTGAAGGAGCTGTACTCCCTCACTGACCCCGACAGCGAGGAACACTACCACCTGGacg ttgCGGTGAAAGCCATGAACAAGGTGGCGAGCCACATCAACGAGATGCAGAAGATCCATGAGGAGTATGGCGCTGTGTTCGACCAGCTCATCGCCGAGCAGACCAGCGACAAGAAAGAG gTGGCTGACCTGTCGATGGGGGACTTGCTGTTGCACACGACTGTCACATGGATCAACCCTCCTGCATCCCTGGGGAAATGGAAGAAAGATCCGGAACTGGTGGCATTCG tcTTCAGAACAGCCGTGGTGTTCGTGTACAAAGACTGCTccaagcagaagaagaaaata GGCGGGTCTCATCGAGCGTCGGTCTCCGACGAGAAGGACCCATTCCGCTTCCGTCACATGATCTCCACCGACGCCCTCCAAGTGCGATCCCTGGCCAGCGCTG ACGGAGAGGGAAATGCGGTGTGCGAGATCGTTCACGTGAAGTCCGAGTCAGAGGGAAGGCCAGAGAGAACATTCCACCTTTGCTGCAG TTCTCCGGAGAGTAAAAAAGACTTTCTGAAGACGGTGCACTCTATCCTGCGGGACAAGCAGCGCAGGCAGCTCCTGAAGACAGAGAGTCTGCCCCCCAGCCAGCAGTACGTCCCGTTCGGCGGGAAGCGCCTCTGCGCCCTGAAGGGGGCTCGACCAACCATGAACCGCGCAG TGTCTGCCCCGGCCCGGACCCTGGGGCGGCGGAAGCTAGTGCGGAACCGCTTCACCATCGACACGGACATCGTGTTCGACAGCGACCCGACGGAGCGCCCGCCCtcttcccagcagcctctgggAGGAGACACGGACCGCTGGGTGGAGGAGCAGTTCGACCTGGAGCGCTACGAGGACCAGGAGCCCGCCGACGTCAAGGAGACTGACATCCTCAGCGACGAGGACGAGGAGTTCTGCCAGACCTCCTCCAAAGAGCCGTCGGTGGAGGAGCCTGAGCTGGAGACCCCCGAGCTGGAGGACCCCGTGAGTGCCCTGTCCCtcgagcaggaggagcaggaggatcAGTGgggtcaggaggaggaggaagaggtgggtGATGGGAGTGGTAAGGGTGATGGTGCGGGGGAAACCTCTCAGGACACAGTGTCCCAAGTGAGCCCTGCGGATACACACTCCCCCCCGGGGTCCCCCACCAATCAGAGGACCGCGTCCGGCCTGAACGGGTCGACGGAGGGGGCTGAGGGGGAAGAGGTCATCTGGGTCCGCAGGGACGATTTTAACACCCAGAGCGACGAGGTCTGA
- the LOC133108198 gene encoding rho guanine nucleotide exchange factor TIAM1-like isoform X4, with amino-acid sequence MSILRRSRSSSSKSSSESIYDMLHLSTEQVAAFCRSLHDMDPSECAPCSPESPQPPAATPRQLSDADKLRKVICELVETERTYVKDLNCLIERYLTPLQKESFLTQDELDVLFGNLAEMVEFQVEFLKTLEDGTRLVPDLERLERVDQFKKVLFSLGGSFLYYADRFKIYSAFCAGHTKVPKVLVKAKTDPDFKAFLDARNPRQQHSSTLESYLIKPIQRVLKYPLLLKELYSLTDPDSEEHYHLDVAVKAMNKVASHINEMQKIHEEYGAVFDQLIAEQTSDKKEVADLSMGDLLLHTTVTWINPPASLGKWKKDPELVAFVFRTAVVFVYKDCSKQKKKIGGSHRASVSDEKDPFRFRHMISTDALQVRSLASADGEGNAVCEIVHVKSESEGRPERTFHLCCSSPESKKDFLKTVHSILRDKQRRQLLKTESLPPSQQYVPFGGKRLCALKGARPTMNRAVSAPARTLGRRKLVRNRFTIDTDIVFDSDPTERPPSSQQPLGGDTDRWVEEQFDLERYEDQEPADVKETDILSDEDEEFCQTSSKEPSVEEPELETPELEDPVSALSLEQEEQEDQWGQEEEEEVGDGSGKGDGAGETSQDTVSQVSPADTHSPPGSPTNQRTASGLNGSTEGAEGEEVIWVRRDDFNTQSDEV; translated from the exons ATGTCCATCCTCCGCCGGAGTCGGTCCAGTAGCAGTAAGAGCTCCTCAGAGTCCATCTACGACATGCTGCACCTG agtACGGAGCAGGTGGCTGCGTTCTGCCGGAGCCTCCATGACATGGACCCGTCGGAGTGCGCCCCCTGCAGCCCGGAGTCTCCCCAGCCCCCCGCAGCCACCCCTCGCCAGCTCTCCGACGCCGACAAGCTCCGCAAGGTCATCTGCGAGCTGGTGGAGACGGAGAGGACCTACGTCAAA GACCTTAACTGCCTGATCGAGAGGTACTTGACTCCGCTGCAGAAAGAAAGCTTCCTCACACAGGATGAG CTGGACGTGCTCTTCGGGAATCTGGCCGAAATGGTGGAGTTCCAGGTGGAATTTCTCAAGACTCTGGAAGACGGGACCAGACTGGTTCCAGATCTGGAACGGCTTGAGAGGGTGGATCAGtttaag AAAGTGCTCTTCTCGCTGGGCGGGTCGTTCCTGTACTACGCCGACCGCTTCAAGATCTACAGCGCCTTCTGCGCCGGACACACCAAGGTCCCCAAGGTCCTCGTCAAAG CGAAGACGGATCCCGATTTCAAGGCCTTCCTGGATGCCCGGAACCCCAGACAGCAGCACTCCTCCACACTGGAGTCCTATCTGATCAAGCCCATCCAGAGAGTGCTGAAGTACCCCCTCCTTCTGAAGGAGCTGTACTCCCTCACTGACCCCGACAGCGAGGAACACTACCACCTGGacg ttgCGGTGAAAGCCATGAACAAGGTGGCGAGCCACATCAACGAGATGCAGAAGATCCATGAGGAGTATGGCGCTGTGTTCGACCAGCTCATCGCCGAGCAGACCAGCGACAAGAAAGAG gTGGCTGACCTGTCGATGGGGGACTTGCTGTTGCACACGACTGTCACATGGATCAACCCTCCTGCATCCCTGGGGAAATGGAAGAAAGATCCGGAACTGGTGGCATTCG tcTTCAGAACAGCCGTGGTGTTCGTGTACAAAGACTGCTccaagcagaagaagaaaata GGCGGGTCTCATCGAGCGTCGGTCTCCGACGAGAAGGACCCATTCCGCTTCCGTCACATGATCTCCACCGACGCCCTCCAAGTGCGATCCCTGGCCAGCGCTG ACGGAGAGGGAAATGCGGTGTGCGAGATCGTTCACGTGAAGTCCGAGTCAGAGGGAAGGCCAGAGAGAACATTCCACCTTTGCTGCAG TTCTCCGGAGAGTAAAAAAGACTTTCTGAAGACGGTGCACTCTATCCTGCGGGACAAGCAGCGCAGGCAGCTCCTGAAGACAGAGAGTCTGCCCCCCAGCCAGCAGTACGTCCCGTTCGGCGGGAAGCGCCTCTGCGCCCTGAAGGGGGCTCGACCAACCATGAACCGCGCAG TGTCTGCCCCGGCCCGGACCCTGGGGCGGCGGAAGCTAGTGCGGAACCGCTTCACCATCGACACGGACATCGTGTTCGACAGCGACCCGACGGAGCGCCCGCCCtcttcccagcagcctctgggAGGAGACACGGACCGCTGGGTGGAGGAGCAGTTCGACCTGGAGCGCTACGAGGACCAGGAGCCCGCCGACGTCAAGGAGACTGACATCCTCAGCGACGAGGACGAGGAGTTCTGCCAGACCTCCTCCAAAGAGCCGTCGGTGGAGGAGCCTGAGCTGGAGACCCCCGAGCTGGAGGACCCCGTGAGTGCCCTGTCCCtcgagcaggaggagcaggaggatcAGTGgggtcaggaggaggaggaagaggtgggtGATGGGAGTGGTAAGGGTGATGGTGCGGGGGAAACCTCTCAGGACACAGTGTCCCAAGTGAGCCCTGCGGATACACACTCCCCCCCGGGGTCCCCCACCAATCAGAGGACCGCGTCCGGCCTGAACGGGTCGACGGAGGGGGCTGAGGGGGAAGAGGTCATCTGGGTCCGCAGGGACGATTTTAACACCCAGAGCGACGAGGTCTGA
- the LOC133108198 gene encoding rho guanine nucleotide exchange factor TIAM1-like isoform X2: MLENAARESAKEKEGTLKSIPQHNADSDIWVPEHLTPSWVCLPNDQPVLATIQPGESALDTLETVCKAHHLDLAKHYLRLKFFIDNQVQFYVPKPEEDLCDLLYKEIEICSKVTKLVRFDRDESCSIGYGFSISVLEEDGVQQLYITEVKAGGLAFAKGLNAGDEILQLNGKEGSTLNFSDMKVAFSQNSLGLTVSTLPPMDRHQLCYLPPRRSHGEDELYTDIFSQSQEDILDDGPGLCLLSPGDSLDEEYDIFDEIEDNVKSTEQVAAFCRSLHDMDPSECAPCSPESPQPPAATPRQLSDADKLRKVICELVETERTYVKDLNCLIERYLTPLQKESFLTQDELDVLFGNLAEMVEFQVEFLKTLEDGTRLVPDLERLERVDQFKKVLFSLGGSFLYYADRFKIYSAFCAGHTKVPKVLVKAKTDPDFKAFLDARNPRQQHSSTLESYLIKPIQRVLKYPLLLKELYSLTDPDSEEHYHLDVAVKAMNKVASHINEMQKIHEEYGAVFDQLIAEQTSDKKEVADLSMGDLLLHTTVTWINPPASLGKWKKDPELVAFVFRTAVVFVYKDCSKQKKKIGGSHRASVSDEKDPFRFRHMISTDALQVRSLASADGEGNAVCEIVHVKSESEGRPERTFHLCCSSPESKKDFLKTVHSILRDKQRRQLLKTESLPPSQQYVPFGGKRLCALKGARPTMNRAVSAPARTLGRRKLVRNRFTIDTDIVFDSDPTERPPSSQQPLGGDTDRWVEEQFDLERYEDQEPADVKETDILSDEDEEFCQTSSKEPSVEEPELETPELEDPVSALSLEQEEQEDQWGQEEEEEVGDGSGKGDGAGETSQDTVSQVSPADTHSPPGSPTNQRTASGLNGSTEGAEGEEVIWVRRDDFNTQSDEV; the protein is encoded by the exons GCTCATCACCTGGACCTCGCCAAGCATTACCTGCGTCTGAAGTTTTTCATCGACAACCAAGTGCAGTTCTACGTGCCCAAACCGGAAGAGGACCTGTGTGATTTG CTCTACAAAGAGATCGAGATTTGCTCCAAGGTGACTAAGCTGGTTCGGTTTGACCGTGATGAATCCTGCTCGATTGGTTACG gTTTCTCCATCTCAGTGTTGGAGGAGGATGGTGTGCAGCAGCTCTATATCACAGAAGTGAAGGCGGGGGGACTAGCCTTCGCTAAAG GGCTGAACGCGGGAGACGAGATTCTCCAGCTGAACGGGAAGGAGGGGAGCACACTGAACTTCTCCGACATGAAGGTGGCgttttcccagaattccctgggCCTGACTGTCAGCACCCTGCCCCCCATGGACCGCCACCAGCTCTGTTACCTGCCCCCCCGCCGCTCCCACGGTGAAGACGAGCTCTACACCGACATCTTCTCCCAGAGCCAGG AGGACATCCTGGACGATGGGCCAGGCCTCTGTCTGCTGAGCCCTGGGGACAGTCTGGATGAAGAGTACGACATCTTCGATGAAATCGAAGACAACGTGAAG agtACGGAGCAGGTGGCTGCGTTCTGCCGGAGCCTCCATGACATGGACCCGTCGGAGTGCGCCCCCTGCAGCCCGGAGTCTCCCCAGCCCCCCGCAGCCACCCCTCGCCAGCTCTCCGACGCCGACAAGCTCCGCAAGGTCATCTGCGAGCTGGTGGAGACGGAGAGGACCTACGTCAAA GACCTTAACTGCCTGATCGAGAGGTACTTGACTCCGCTGCAGAAAGAAAGCTTCCTCACACAGGATGAG CTGGACGTGCTCTTCGGGAATCTGGCCGAAATGGTGGAGTTCCAGGTGGAATTTCTCAAGACTCTGGAAGACGGGACCAGACTGGTTCCAGATCTGGAACGGCTTGAGAGGGTGGATCAGtttaag AAAGTGCTCTTCTCGCTGGGCGGGTCGTTCCTGTACTACGCCGACCGCTTCAAGATCTACAGCGCCTTCTGCGCCGGACACACCAAGGTCCCCAAGGTCCTCGTCAAAG CGAAGACGGATCCCGATTTCAAGGCCTTCCTGGATGCCCGGAACCCCAGACAGCAGCACTCCTCCACACTGGAGTCCTATCTGATCAAGCCCATCCAGAGAGTGCTGAAGTACCCCCTCCTTCTGAAGGAGCTGTACTCCCTCACTGACCCCGACAGCGAGGAACACTACCACCTGGacg ttgCGGTGAAAGCCATGAACAAGGTGGCGAGCCACATCAACGAGATGCAGAAGATCCATGAGGAGTATGGCGCTGTGTTCGACCAGCTCATCGCCGAGCAGACCAGCGACAAGAAAGAG gTGGCTGACCTGTCGATGGGGGACTTGCTGTTGCACACGACTGTCACATGGATCAACCCTCCTGCATCCCTGGGGAAATGGAAGAAAGATCCGGAACTGGTGGCATTCG tcTTCAGAACAGCCGTGGTGTTCGTGTACAAAGACTGCTccaagcagaagaagaaaata GGCGGGTCTCATCGAGCGTCGGTCTCCGACGAGAAGGACCCATTCCGCTTCCGTCACATGATCTCCACCGACGCCCTCCAAGTGCGATCCCTGGCCAGCGCTG ACGGAGAGGGAAATGCGGTGTGCGAGATCGTTCACGTGAAGTCCGAGTCAGAGGGAAGGCCAGAGAGAACATTCCACCTTTGCTGCAG TTCTCCGGAGAGTAAAAAAGACTTTCTGAAGACGGTGCACTCTATCCTGCGGGACAAGCAGCGCAGGCAGCTCCTGAAGACAGAGAGTCTGCCCCCCAGCCAGCAGTACGTCCCGTTCGGCGGGAAGCGCCTCTGCGCCCTGAAGGGGGCTCGACCAACCATGAACCGCGCAG TGTCTGCCCCGGCCCGGACCCTGGGGCGGCGGAAGCTAGTGCGGAACCGCTTCACCATCGACACGGACATCGTGTTCGACAGCGACCCGACGGAGCGCCCGCCCtcttcccagcagcctctgggAGGAGACACGGACCGCTGGGTGGAGGAGCAGTTCGACCTGGAGCGCTACGAGGACCAGGAGCCCGCCGACGTCAAGGAGACTGACATCCTCAGCGACGAGGACGAGGAGTTCTGCCAGACCTCCTCCAAAGAGCCGTCGGTGGAGGAGCCTGAGCTGGAGACCCCCGAGCTGGAGGACCCCGTGAGTGCCCTGTCCCtcgagcaggaggagcaggaggatcAGTGgggtcaggaggaggaggaagaggtgggtGATGGGAGTGGTAAGGGTGATGGTGCGGGGGAAACCTCTCAGGACACAGTGTCCCAAGTGAGCCCTGCGGATACACACTCCCCCCCGGGGTCCCCCACCAATCAGAGGACCGCGTCCGGCCTGAACGGGTCGACGGAGGGGGCTGAGGGGGAAGAGGTCATCTGGGTCCGCAGGGACGATTTTAACACCCAGAGCGACGAGGTCTGA
- the LOC133108198 gene encoding rho guanine nucleotide exchange factor TIAM1-like isoform X3 has product MHLCVGVYFKVLNLCALQSLTESKWADVVLFLFLFHFTSSPKSTEQVAAFCRSLHDMDPSECAPCSPESPQPPAATPRQLSDADKLRKVICELVETERTYVKDLNCLIERYLTPLQKESFLTQDELDVLFGNLAEMVEFQVEFLKTLEDGTRLVPDLERLERVDQFKKVLFSLGGSFLYYADRFKIYSAFCAGHTKVPKVLVKAKTDPDFKAFLDARNPRQQHSSTLESYLIKPIQRVLKYPLLLKELYSLTDPDSEEHYHLDVAVKAMNKVASHINEMQKIHEEYGAVFDQLIAEQTSDKKEVADLSMGDLLLHTTVTWINPPASLGKWKKDPELVAFVFRTAVVFVYKDCSKQKKKIGGSHRASVSDEKDPFRFRHMISTDALQVRSLASADGEGNAVCEIVHVKSESEGRPERTFHLCCSSPESKKDFLKTVHSILRDKQRRQLLKTESLPPSQQYVPFGGKRLCALKGARPTMNRAVSAPARTLGRRKLVRNRFTIDTDIVFDSDPTERPPSSQQPLGGDTDRWVEEQFDLERYEDQEPADVKETDILSDEDEEFCQTSSKEPSVEEPELETPELEDPVSALSLEQEEQEDQWGQEEEEEVGDGSGKGDGAGETSQDTVSQVSPADTHSPPGSPTNQRTASGLNGSTEGAEGEEVIWVRRDDFNTQSDEV; this is encoded by the exons atgcatttgtgtgtgggcgtgtattTCAAGGTGCTGAACCTTTGTGCTCTCCAGAGCCTTACGGAATCGAAGTGGGCAGatgtagttttatttttatttttatttcacttcacTTCTTCCCCAAAG agtACGGAGCAGGTGGCTGCGTTCTGCCGGAGCCTCCATGACATGGACCCGTCGGAGTGCGCCCCCTGCAGCCCGGAGTCTCCCCAGCCCCCCGCAGCCACCCCTCGCCAGCTCTCCGACGCCGACAAGCTCCGCAAGGTCATCTGCGAGCTGGTGGAGACGGAGAGGACCTACGTCAAA GACCTTAACTGCCTGATCGAGAGGTACTTGACTCCGCTGCAGAAAGAAAGCTTCCTCACACAGGATGAG CTGGACGTGCTCTTCGGGAATCTGGCCGAAATGGTGGAGTTCCAGGTGGAATTTCTCAAGACTCTGGAAGACGGGACCAGACTGGTTCCAGATCTGGAACGGCTTGAGAGGGTGGATCAGtttaag AAAGTGCTCTTCTCGCTGGGCGGGTCGTTCCTGTACTACGCCGACCGCTTCAAGATCTACAGCGCCTTCTGCGCCGGACACACCAAGGTCCCCAAGGTCCTCGTCAAAG CGAAGACGGATCCCGATTTCAAGGCCTTCCTGGATGCCCGGAACCCCAGACAGCAGCACTCCTCCACACTGGAGTCCTATCTGATCAAGCCCATCCAGAGAGTGCTGAAGTACCCCCTCCTTCTGAAGGAGCTGTACTCCCTCACTGACCCCGACAGCGAGGAACACTACCACCTGGacg ttgCGGTGAAAGCCATGAACAAGGTGGCGAGCCACATCAACGAGATGCAGAAGATCCATGAGGAGTATGGCGCTGTGTTCGACCAGCTCATCGCCGAGCAGACCAGCGACAAGAAAGAG gTGGCTGACCTGTCGATGGGGGACTTGCTGTTGCACACGACTGTCACATGGATCAACCCTCCTGCATCCCTGGGGAAATGGAAGAAAGATCCGGAACTGGTGGCATTCG tcTTCAGAACAGCCGTGGTGTTCGTGTACAAAGACTGCTccaagcagaagaagaaaata GGCGGGTCTCATCGAGCGTCGGTCTCCGACGAGAAGGACCCATTCCGCTTCCGTCACATGATCTCCACCGACGCCCTCCAAGTGCGATCCCTGGCCAGCGCTG ACGGAGAGGGAAATGCGGTGTGCGAGATCGTTCACGTGAAGTCCGAGTCAGAGGGAAGGCCAGAGAGAACATTCCACCTTTGCTGCAG TTCTCCGGAGAGTAAAAAAGACTTTCTGAAGACGGTGCACTCTATCCTGCGGGACAAGCAGCGCAGGCAGCTCCTGAAGACAGAGAGTCTGCCCCCCAGCCAGCAGTACGTCCCGTTCGGCGGGAAGCGCCTCTGCGCCCTGAAGGGGGCTCGACCAACCATGAACCGCGCAG TGTCTGCCCCGGCCCGGACCCTGGGGCGGCGGAAGCTAGTGCGGAACCGCTTCACCATCGACACGGACATCGTGTTCGACAGCGACCCGACGGAGCGCCCGCCCtcttcccagcagcctctgggAGGAGACACGGACCGCTGGGTGGAGGAGCAGTTCGACCTGGAGCGCTACGAGGACCAGGAGCCCGCCGACGTCAAGGAGACTGACATCCTCAGCGACGAGGACGAGGAGTTCTGCCAGACCTCCTCCAAAGAGCCGTCGGTGGAGGAGCCTGAGCTGGAGACCCCCGAGCTGGAGGACCCCGTGAGTGCCCTGTCCCtcgagcaggaggagcaggaggatcAGTGgggtcaggaggaggaggaagaggtgggtGATGGGAGTGGTAAGGGTGATGGTGCGGGGGAAACCTCTCAGGACACAGTGTCCCAAGTGAGCCCTGCGGATACACACTCCCCCCCGGGGTCCCCCACCAATCAGAGGACCGCGTCCGGCCTGAACGGGTCGACGGAGGGGGCTGAGGGGGAAGAGGTCATCTGGGTCCGCAGGGACGATTTTAACACCCAGAGCGACGAGGTCTGA